A stretch of the Malus sylvestris chromosome 10, drMalSylv7.2, whole genome shotgun sequence genome encodes the following:
- the LOC126584425 gene encoding uncharacterized protein LOC126584425: MESPPTNYVKCNIKGKWLRSTRVGLVGKFHAFCVAHQESTPLPPDKTVNAVAMLLCCKSNDPDRRILHRIKYRGSKSPAAKKREEDDGVLGAKGAPPRGGGGGKAAVGEEVGGVVDLGVLGDWALKDLKDLGVTDSLGWLQRECFISKSPVAKKREEEAEKLAEAATRKSEARRLADLEEKDLEKEEQAALEKNSDEVKKKQSRTVEEEEYERMVVVENKKRDDSFRRLKASFKEMARGSSKKGDMLPPRPPMR, encoded by the exons ATGGAATCACCTCCTACAAATTATGTGAAGTGTAATATTAAAGGGAAGTGGCTGAGGTCAACGAGGGTTGGCTTGGTTGGTAAGTTTCATGCCTTCTGTGTTGCCCACCAAG AAAGTACCCCACTTCCACCGGACAAAACTGTAAATGCCGTTGCGATGCTGTTGTGTTGTAAGTCGAATGATCCTGACCGTCGAATTTTGCACCGAATTAaatatagg GGCAGCAAATCCCCCGCGGCCAAGAAGCGCGAGGAAGATGACGGCGTCCTTGGAGCGAAGGGAGCACCgccaagaggaggaggaggaggaaaggCGGCGGTGGGGGAGGAAGTTGGAGGTGTCGTAGATTTGGGGGTTCTCGGGGATTGGGCTTTGAAGGATTTGAAGGATTTGGGGGTCACCGACTCCCTGGGATGGCTGCAACGAGAATGCTTCATCAGCAAATCCCCCGTGGCCAAGAAGCgcgaggaagaagccgagaagctGGCGGAGGCTGCCACGCGGAAGTCCGAGGCCCGCCGATTAGCGGATCTGGAGGAGAAGGATCTCGAAAAAGAGGAGCAGGCGGCGTTGGAGAAGAATTCGGATgaggtgaagaagaagcagagcCGTACGGTCGAGGAGGAGGAGTATGAAaggatggtggtggtggagaatAAGAAACGGGATGATTCGTTTAGGAGGCTCAAGGCTTCGTTTAAGG AAATGGCAAGGGGAAGCTCAAAGAAAGGTGATATGTTGCCTCCTAGGCCGCCTATGCGTTGA